In Armatimonadota bacterium, one genomic interval encodes:
- the gap gene encoding type I glyceraldehyde-3-phosphate dehydrogenase, which translates to MVRVGINGFGRIGRQSLRAIHERGEGKVQVVAINDIADLTTNAHLFRYDSNYGRYSGTVEVRDGELVVDGQAMRVFQERDPAAIPWGQVGVELVIESTGRFTQAEKARGHLQGGARKVVITAPAKGEDITVNMGVNHELYDPRRHTIISNGSCTTNALAVTAKVLSREFGIRRGFMTTVHSYTNTQRILDVVGENLREARAAALNIIPATTGAAKAIFLVLPELQGKMHGIAMRVPTPTVSIVDLVCELEKGVSAADVNAAFQRYAAEEMRGILGYTDEELVSMDFKGSPYSGIVDGPLTTVLGDNFVKTFTWYDNEWGYACRVADLVRYMA; encoded by the coding sequence ATGGTGCGGGTAGGGATCAACGGGTTCGGTCGAATCGGGCGACAGTCCCTGCGGGCGATTCACGAACGCGGGGAGGGGAAGGTGCAGGTGGTGGCCATCAACGATATCGCCGACCTGACCACCAATGCCCACCTCTTCCGCTACGACTCCAACTACGGCCGTTATTCGGGTACGGTGGAAGTCCGCGACGGAGAGCTGGTGGTGGACGGCCAGGCGATGCGGGTCTTCCAGGAGCGCGACCCGGCGGCCATCCCCTGGGGGCAGGTAGGGGTGGAGCTGGTGATTGAGTCCACCGGTCGCTTCACCCAGGCAGAGAAGGCCCGCGGTCACCTGCAGGGTGGGGCGCGGAAGGTGGTGATCACCGCCCCGGCCAAGGGCGAGGACATCACTGTGAACATGGGGGTGAACCACGAGCTCTACGACCCCCGCAGACACACCATCATCAGCAACGGCTCCTGCACCACCAACGCTCTGGCCGTGACGGCGAAGGTCCTCTCCCGGGAGTTCGGCATCCGCCGCGGTTTCATGACCACCGTGCACTCCTACACCAACACGCAGCGCATCCTGGACGTAGTGGGGGAGAACCTGCGCGAGGCCCGCGCCGCCGCGCTCAACATCATCCCCGCGACCACCGGGGCGGCCAAGGCCATCTTCCTGGTGCTGCCCGAGCTGCAGGGGAAGATGCACGGCATCGCCATGCGCGTCCCCACCCCCACGGTCTCCATCGTGGACCTGGTGTGCGAGCTGGAGAAAGGTGTCAGTGCGGCGGACGTCAACGCCGCTTTCCAGCGCTACGCCGCGGAAGAGATGCGGGGAATCCTGGGCTACACCGATGAGGAGCTGGTCTCCATGGACTTCAAAGGGAGCCCCTACTCCGGGATCGTGGACGGGCCGCTCACCACCGTGCTGGGCGACAACTTCGTCAAGACCTTCACCTGGTACGATAACGAATGGGGGTACGCCTGCCGCGTCGCCGATCTGGTGAGGTACATGGCCGA